The genomic stretch TCATCGGGTCAGTTAGGATTCTGTACTGCAAAAGGGAAAAGGTCTGTATAATGGAGACCCAAAGAGCAGGCTGAAGCGCGCCCCCGACAGCTGCACGCCCCCGAGAGCTGCGCGCAACAGATGTCCGCTCGGGACCGTGTATAGTGGAGGCTGGAGGGCGCCAAATAGAAAGAGCTGCTTCTAGTCATAACAAACTACATCAGCGACTGGACTGTTCCTCGTCTCCATCTTCACCTATGAGTGACCTGACCCGTCCAGCCCTCTCACACGGAGACGGAGCACCGCGCTGTTTGGACGACGACACAAGCTGAAAGCAAGTAAGAGCTACAGTTGTCCAACTTTGGTCTCCTTTTCTTCGCTAACAATGCTAGCCGACGATAGCGACTGTACGTGAGGGCTGGTGACGTTAACGTGGACAGAAAACACCCGTTTACTTACTCTTCAGCTGCTTTTTATATGTTCCGTCACAACAGAGTCAGTTTGTATATTTACCTGCTATCAAACAAGGCTTTATTGTAGCTATATAACTTGATTAGCTAGCTTATCAAACTAAAGTTATGATGCAGTGTCAGGTGTTGATGACATTAGCAGCCTGGTTGTCAGTTGTCATGGGAGCGTCACGGAGGCATTACAGGACGTCTTTGCcattgtgttaaataaacaacatgtgtAAAAACTCATGTGCAAACggattatcattattattgttttgcaGTGGTATGGTCAGCCTGTTATTGAGAAAGACTGGCATTCAGTTCTTGTATCAGTAGTGGAGTCAAGGTAGTGTTATTTGTTAAGCACAATATTACAAATTTGCCTCAAGGGACTTTACAGTCTGCATAGAAATACAACATCCTCTCTCCTTAGACCATCAGATAAGGAAACAACCCCAGGAGGACCAGCAGACAGACATGCTATAGTTGTCGTGTGTACAGAATAGAGCACAAAATACAGCATTGACAAACACGATTACAAGATTATAATGGATTCATAATATATGTGAAGAATGCGTTCAAAGGGAAGCAGAGCAGCTTCCACCTACCACCAAACAGAATCAGATCTCCAAAGATCTCCATTGTTATATAAAGCAAAAGATGCACCTTAAGAAGAGTTATTAGTGTCAAGTTGTGCTGTCTTTGCTTACGTTGgtcttttaaattgtaaaattatTACCAGTATATCTTTTCATTCTCTTCAGACATGGAGGCAGACCTTCTGAGCATATGGCCGCGTATGGAACCCTTCCTACTGGGTGCCCTACAGGTGAATATACTCAGCTCACctatttaatgttttgataTCTTATATTGGATGCAAATTTTGTTAAATAACTAAGAGTCTAATGCTATCGTAGGTGGCCCCATCTTCCAAGCTCGGCCTGCACTATCTTCGGAAGATGGCGATCTACGTGCGAACCCGGGATGGCTGCTTCCCTGTTTTGGGCTGGCCAATGTGGCGGCATATCGCATGTGGAAAGCTACAGCTTCCAGAAGAGCTCGCTTGGCTCTACTTTGAGACCTTCGACCTTCATATTGGCCACACACCTGAGGAGAGGTTGGAGTGGGCGGAGTGTCTTTCCCAGTGCACTTCAAAATGCGAGCTGGACCAACAAAGGAACAAGGTGTAAAAAGGATACGGGTGGAGTACACTGTAGCCCAGTTTAGCTAGGAATGTAACACTATCTTATAGTTTCAATTAGTGTTTTTCTCTTGcttgtgtgtattgttgtgttttgccTGAGGCTGGTGCTCAAATGAGAGTGGGAACCACACATTGATATACacccttttgtttctttgtctccAGCTGTCTGTGGACACACTACggttcctcctcttcctctacatCCAGCAGCTGAACCGTGTGTCTCTGCGAACCTCTCTGATCGGTGAAGAGTGGCCCAGTCCCCGCACTCGCTCCCCCTCTCCATCAGACCGAGAGGCCAAGACCAGCTCCCAGAACAAGGTCACATCCCTTTCATGTCACAGATCATTGTTACTGAGGAgcacaaacaggaaatgttatCAGCTGGAGAAATGATGCCATAACTGCATGTTTGTGGACACCTATTTTGTAATTCTGAGAAGTACCTCTTTTCCTGTGCAGAGCATTAACATAATCTAGTTTGTTGCACAAATATTACCATCAACTCTCAGCCCTTTGTGATGTGCGTATCatacttcttctttttgttctggTTTGGTTCAGCAGAACTGGGATGACCAGGCCCACCTGTCATTCGTGCAGAGCCATCTAGCTGAGATTTTGGAGCTGCTGGTGGAGCCAGGCCAGCTGTCACACTCTGGACAGGCCCTGCGAGACTGCCAGGTCTGTGGGCATTCAACACATATCCTATTTAGCAGGGCacaaaattagcaccagccacTGGCCAAGTATGCAAGTGGCTGGTAAATTTTGCTTCAGTCACCTGCCAAAAACAATGATACATTTGAACATTGCTAGCCATTTGGCCGCTGGACAAAAAAGTGAAGTTTGCACCCTGAAAAATGTAACGTGGTGTTTTTCCTTAATCAGAGTAAAGAAAACTGTAAGATCTAATTTCCAATGGCACAAAAGCAAGGCACATATTACAGATTTTTAGTCCGGTTTCATCATCAATCATGTgtcttttgaacatttttgaataaatgacTGTCACAAGTgtaagtaaaacaaacaatgcaaatGTTATATTGTGTTTACAATATTCTGATTATCATATGCTGCCAATATACTTAAaggttttttagtttttgacaTGACCGCCTCTCATCACAGAGTGCTTTCCTTTAGACAGACTTTTTTTAACATCTAACTTGACGTCAAATAATTAGTCTTTCAGTTCTGTCACAGTGCAGAGCTGTTCATTTTCTAATTGTTTCAATATTCCTAAATTTGTTACGAGTTTGTCTTCTGATTTCTGAAAGCAAGACTTGTAGTTGCACAGGGTTTTTAATCTTTGGGAACTTTTTTGAATGAAACTTGCCCACAAACCAAAAGGAACATGGAACCATATCGCAATTTTAAGGGGCGTGGATTATGCTAATGATCACATCTCATGAACTCGCACTTCCTCAGGCTAAAATGAGCGATTTGTGATAGCTTCAGGCAGTTAAGAGAGTTTCATGAATCACACATAAAATGTTCCTATTTTCCCGTTATTGCTTTGTGCAAGATCTaatataagagaaaaataagaaaactttCATGCATGATGTCGATGACAAATTACTCTTCAAATCTTGCAATGCATTGTAGCTGATTTTGCAGTTGTGTTTTTACTAGATATCCCTGGAGGCTGTGCGGAGCTTGGGCCTGCTCTTGGAGGGCTCGACTAGCCACGCCAGAGTTGTTCAGCCTGTCCACAGGCTGCTGACCAAAGGCCCCCTCCAGACAACAGCTGGCTACTGTGCACTCAACCGCTCCTTCCCCCTGCACAAGCTACTCTCCTGTCTCCAACACAGCCTGACACTCAACCCTTTTGGGATAACTGCCTGCTTGCGCTCGGGAAAGAAACTAGCCTGGGCCCAACAAGGTATTCTCAAAGCCATTTAGCAGCAATTTCAAATAATAATAGCGTCGTTTCTGAGGGGAAGGTTCCATCACTCTTCCTCTATCAGTCCGCCTACATTTCTTTGACAGTCCTCTGGTTCTCTGTTTGTACATTCCAGTGGAGGGGGCCATGAAGAGAGCCAAGATAGCCCGAAACACCCATATGGCTCCACCTGGCAGTAAGATGGTGCTGATGTCCCAGGTCTTTAAACAGACCCTAGCCAAAACCTCTGACAAGCTGACTGGTGCCAACATCAAAATCCACAGATGCTCTGATGCCTTCATATACCTGCTGTCACCTCTCAGGTAAGGTTAGCTTCTATTCATATTGATTGTGTTAAGGACTTTTTGGACTCATCGataatgtttttgtgtattcTCCTCCAGATCAGTCAGCGTGGACAAATGCAGAGACAGCACGGTTGTTCTGGGTCCTGTTGAGACCAACGTCCACATCTACAGCTGTCAGAACGTGCGGGTGGTGTGCGTGGCAGGCAGGATTGCTATCGGAGCCTCCTCGCGCTGCACCATCCACGTCTTGACGCCCACCCGCCCTGTGCTGCTACCTGGAAACACAGACATTACCCTGGGGCCTCTTCACACTTTTTACCCTTCGTTGGAGGATCATATGGCCAGTGTGGGGCTGGCTGTGGTCCCCAACGCCTGGGACCAGCCCTTGCTTCTGGGGGCCGAGGGCCTTGTCAACACTTCGCTCAACACCCCTTCAAATCCAGACTCTGCTTGCTACCGCCTTCTGCCCCCAGCTGAGTTTCACACTCTAGTTGTGCCTTTCCAGATGGAGGGGGACACATGTGAGGTGCCGGGGGGATTGCCTCCTCTATATCAGGCAGCAGTTGATGAAAAGCAGAAGAGGATACAGAACTGGCAGAAGACTGTGATGGAGGCACGGCTAACCAAGTGAGTGGCAAACCAGGCCCTCCTCTCACCGTTGTTAAAAGTGTTTACatttgatgaaatatttaacagCACTTTCATTGCTTTGTAATGTATTATAAGCATATACAgctttatacacatttaaaaaatgtgtggtgtgtgattgtgtaaaaatctgtttttattcagtcaTCCAGCATGGACTTTTGTTCAGTGGAAAGTTATAATGGATCAGTCATtccaaaaatcaataaaaatgtgagTTAGCCACTCAGTGGGTGAGATATTATGGAGTTCAGTAGTGACTTTGTGTAGCCAGCTCGAAGGGCTCTACACTGAACCTGACCCTAAAAGCATAGGGAATGGCACAACGGGGAACTCCTGAGGGGAAAGATCTTTGACTTTGATATTATAGTACTTTAACACTAGTCCCTCATTCATTCCATATTCTACCTCTTTGTTGTTTAgtagtgtttctttttttctgttgtactTGATACCTCTcttgtgttctctctctctctctctctctctagggAGCAGAAGCGTCAGTTCCAGGAGATAGTGGAGGTCAAGTTCCACGAGTGGCTTCTGGAGACGGGGCACAGGCAGGAACTCGACAGCCTTATCCCACCCACGATAGCCCCTCCGAAGGCCTCCGACGGGCCCTCGACGGACACGCCCCAAGTTAATGATAACAAATATATTAAGACTGGACGGGCAGTGGGACAGTCACCTATGGCTTGTTGAATATTTGGGTTTTCCTTTTTTGGGGCTTTGACAGCAGAATAATTGTGCCTGTAAATTAAAGTAGCGTGACAGTTTGCACTTAGTCTTATTGAGACATGGAGCTTCTGTAAGTTCTTACAAACTGAGGAGGATATTTACTGCAAGTGTTATAATTTGTTACTGATACTGATGCAACTTTCAACAAGCTTTTATTGCAACTTATGCCCACTCATTCTCAAGTGGAAGGCTGGTTTGGGCTGCTTTAGATTCCCGTCTTAAGAAAAGGCAGCTAAGTCCTCAGTGCATCTGAATAGAGTAGGGAGTGGATTGGCATGCTGCAAAACAACATCACAAGCACTTTTTTTTGAGGGGAGGTGTAAAAATAACAAGGGTGTAACATTGTTGAAGTCATCACAGGATTACAGGGTGACATTATGAATAAGTGTCAAAAAAGAAGGCAAAGCTGAGGAAGGAATACAGAAAGACAAGCACCATGATTGACTGACAGACTGGAGCAACCTGTCCTGTCCTCGAGGCATTTATAGCTCCTTAATGTATAATAATTCTCAAAATCTACATGAAAAGATAGTTTGGCAATTATAATGAACTACTCAATGTTGGGTGTAATAAAgttattaatttttatttcacgacaaaagcaaaaaaaattgcataaaCTAAATACAGTCAGATATCTTGGAGGCGTAATGTAGTGACCTTTAGTGCTACTTAAACTTGAAGCTCTCATTGTTATTCCACCTCTCTGCAATGGTGGTTTCGGCTTTAGGGGAAACTGGATAAAAATGGTCATGTTCCTGCAGCACCAAGACAGTTGTTGCCATCTTCCATATAGTGTGAGGTGATTGCTTATGTCCATTTGAATAGACGACATGCTATTGtctgtcaaaaaacaaaaatctacatgctgtttttttttttttgtatttaatttcattaatgGTAGCTGGCATGTGCTGGAGAATGTAgatgttaaatatatttgacGCTTGGGATATGAAAGAAGTTAACTAgtatttctctgttttattgAGTATAAAAGATTGAGGTTGtaaactttttctgttttgtgaagTAAGGGatgttaatataatttattgCAGGTACCAGTGATTGCACAAtctaaaacttttcttttaggtcatttttggcattttttttgttgcctttaTTCAATAGGTTAAAGTGCATAGAGGCAGGAAACAGAAGTAAACAGATGAAGTTCAACAGGtctgtataataaatattaattatgtTCAACAAGGTGAGTCAACAGTTAATAACAGATTCCTGTAGCTGATCTGCTCTCTTGGGGCTGTACATGCCTGTTGAATTTCTTGCCACGCCCCAATTGTGATATGTATACAGTTTTTACCAGGTGTCAAAAGCTAACGTCAGCTCTGACATCAATGACTGATGTGACCACAATGACTAACATGAATGACATTGCAGCATCTGTGATTTTGTGCGGATTTATCCTTAATGTCTCAGTACAACAGAACAGCTGTGTGTATTCAGTCACCTGGGGTCATTTTTTACATGGTTAGTTTGCAGAAGTGCTGCCAGATGTGCTTCTATATGCATATTtctgtatgaatatgtatatttatcAGCGTTATAGTGATTATTTTTCATCAATGTAAATTGCCTCCagaatcaatttttttttagcattttacctATAAGTGTACTTCCTGTTCCTGCACTTCTACTCATTACAGCATGCACAGAATAGGGCACGCATTACATTCAATTGAACAGCTGCATCTTCAAGGTAACATTTTGTTACTTATGGGAAGTGAAGAAAGGgttgataaaaaaatatgtactgTTAAGGTGTGTCAAATTAAAGAATATTACGATGCAAGTTTTCAAAATGCTGGAGTGTCTTAATTTTCAAGATGTCATTACACTGTAAAAAGCGTTTACTTTGTTTTGAATGCAGGCATCACTATGCAGTTACTGTATGAAGAGCACAATATAGTTttgattgtaaaaaataaaaataatgaataaagacTGACTAAAACCACGTCATCTCCTGCTTCATTTGTGTGTTGTGATTCTGTCTTTGCCATTGTATTTACAACAAAATGTACTCCAAATTTGTTATAATGGGAAGCATTTCTTGATGAAGTTCATTTAATACTTACAAATAGTACTATTTGTTGCATCTGTGGCGATGTAACACTAGCAGTGGTGGATTGTAACTGCAGTAAGTACAATTTTGCACTACTCTTACTTCAATTTAACGCTTCTTTATACGTCTGCTCCTCTGCATTTCAGAAGGAAACACTGCTCCACTAGATTTATTTGGATAATGTAtagtttgttttgctgttaaaactacatacaaaacatttgaGCTTGGTAATTATGACACTGCAATATATTGAACAATCCTCCAATATAGAGTGAAAATCAGCTTTACACCGACCAACTTCTAATGTTGCTTACATATgactacatcacttataataaTCCCATAAAAACATCCAGATTAAGAAATACCACTCACTtcattgagtattttttttacttttgatacatTCATTATATTTGCTAATAGTACTCCTGTGTTACTCAGTTAAGATTTTCTTAAGTAAGACTTTCACCTGTAACtgtgcattttaaaattgtGGTATTGCTACTTTTCATAACTGTAAGGAAGGGATCTGAGTAGTCCCTCCACCACCGAACACTGCTGTATCTGGATTCATCCATAAGGCAGAAATAAGTCATGAGTTGGCAGGCCCTCGCCAGGTGGGGGCAAGCTGGTGGTGCTGGCATGTGTAACATGGTGCGAGAACGGGAGAGAGGGGTGGGCACTGAACCCAGCCAGTAGACAAGTGGGGTCAATGGACGCTTACCATGCCCAGCCATTATGCCGTAATCCTTCCTCGCTTTTCTGGAAAAACTGAATAGCACTAGAATCACTGACTCAATTTTTGGATCTCATTTTCATGACAAAGCGATTGTTCCCCTTTTGCCTCCACTGTTGCTGTTTATAAACGTGGGAAAGCAGGGATATAAAAGGGACTGGTGGTGGTCCAGTGCAACATCGAGACCTCAGGGGAATCACTACAACCATCACTTAACATCACCAAGGCAATCCCACAAATTTTATCCAACATGGGCAGGGTGAGTTAAGAAAAAATTGGACTGATACTGGCATGGGCATAGGTATATTAATGTAACATTATGGCATTGAGGTGGTGAGTATAAAAGGATGGTTTCTCTGCAGGGTTTATTGGGGATTAAGCATATCTGAATTGGATTCTTGGTAGATTTGTTGACTGGATTGGTCACCTGTCTGAGGTACTATGGGCTTGACTTCTTTTATTCAGGTAATGGTTAAAGGTGCACTGTCCATTGGAGCACTGGAAAACCATTGTCAGCAGAATGTTTTTGAGGGCTTTTCCATGTCAAAATATGTCACATTTATAAGTTAAACAACCTATTAGGAAATGTATCACACTGTCATCTGTTGTCCTTCAGATTGTCTTCTACGAGGACAAGAACTTCCAGGGCCGCCGCTATGAGTGTGACAGCGACTGCTCTGATTTCCACGCTTACCTGAGCCGCTGCAACTCCATCCGAGTGGAGAGTGGGGCCTGGGTGGTGTACGAGAGGCCCAACTACATGGGATACCAGTATGTCCTGACCAGGGGGGAGTACCCAGAGTACCAGCGCTGGATGGGCCTCAACGACCGCCTCAGCTCCTGCAAGATGGTCCACTTTGTAAGTCCGCCATCGCCTatgatctgatctgctgctgctgagatcTATTCGACACCCTGACCCCCCTTCCTGAATGTGCAAGTAGATCTCTTAATTAACCACAAACCTGTAGACATTCAGAAGTTTAGGtgaactgataaaaaaaagccacagagtgcaggagagagaaaaaccaGTGGAGGAGTAATACAGTATGGGCACATGAAAGAGGTCATGCTATAGTGTGGATGCTACTAGTGGCTGCAGGGCTTTGTCAATGGAGGCCAATACTTGGGTCAGTCTATTTGGATGATCAAGCTTTGGTCCGGCTAACATCCAGCCGACCCACTGCCTGCAGGCACATTCAGGGACACTGCTTTCATACAAAAATCAATCTAGCACGAGCTGCATGTGTAGTTTTGCACTATTTATAAAGGACAAAACAATGAGCAAACACTCTGCAAACAGTAATGGGTGGTGCCTATTAAAGTCAATTATCTAATTGATGTGGTAGTCCATGCCAAATACAGAGTACAAACTCTGTACAAAGGCTAGATCACCATGACGACTCATCATACATGCAATTCTGAAAAGAGATTTTCCTCTTTCGTTGGATGCAAATCTCATCTCCCTATatatccctccttccttgtttttcTCACCCCACATCCCCTGCCCGTTCTTTCCCAATCCCCTGCACTAACCACCCCTCCACCACTCTCCACTCCCAAACCCCTACCGTCTCCCGTCACCTTCCAGACCAGCGGGTCCCAGTACAAGATGCAGCTGTATGAGAAGGCAGACTTCGGGGGCCAGGCCTTTGAGGCCACGGAGGATTGTCCCTCACTCCTGGAGAAGTTCCGTTGGAGGGAGGTCAACTCCTGTAAGGTCTTTGACGGCTGGTGGGTTTTCTACGAGCACCCCAACTACCGCGGGCGCCAGTACTTCCTGGAGAAGGGGGAATACCGCAAGCCTGGCGACTGGGGCGCTGTCAGCCCTACAATCCAGTCCTTCAGGCGCTTCACTGAATGATTTACCCTCCATCCAAACAAGTCAAACAAACAGGCCTGCTATCATTTAAGACAGGACATTGtgaatttactgtatgtttgactCAATTTATGATTTTGAACTGAGGTCAACCAAATAAAAGCCTGTCCAGTAAGCAAACAACATTCTTTGGGTTTTCTGTCaatgatgtgtttatgtgttgatGTATTTTGAGCCTTTTGCGTACTTGCACACTTAAACATTCACAATTCATCCACACATGTCTGGTCCTTTCAACAGTGTACAATAGGCACGAAGTAAGCTCTATAGAAAGTTCCTCAAATAATTCAAGTTTATGTATTTAACTATGTGGCTTATTCGAGGCTCCTTTTCAGTCTCAAAGAAGATACTTTATCCCAGCACAGGTCTCAGGTCCACAGTGACAGGCTGAGGGTTGAAATGAGTCCCAAAGGAGAAACAGT from Scomber scombrus chromosome 13, fScoSco1.1, whole genome shotgun sequence encodes the following:
- the tbccd1 gene encoding TBCC domain-containing protein 1; translation: MEADLLSIWPRMEPFLLGALQVAPSSKLGLHYLRKMAIYVRTRDGCFPVLGWPMWRHIACGKLQLPEELAWLYFETFDLHIGHTPEERLEWAECLSQCTSKCELDQQRNKLSVDTLRFLLFLYIQQLNRVSLRTSLIGEEWPSPRTRSPSPSDREAKTSSQNKNWDDQAHLSFVQSHLAEILELLVEPGQLSHSGQALRDCQISLEAVRSLGLLLEGSTSHARVVQPVHRLLTKGPLQTTAGYCALNRSFPLHKLLSCLQHSLTLNPFGITACLRSGKKLAWAQQVEGAMKRAKIARNTHMAPPGSKMVLMSQVFKQTLAKTSDKLTGANIKIHRCSDAFIYLLSPLRSVSVDKCRDSTVVLGPVETNVHIYSCQNVRVVCVAGRIAIGASSRCTIHVLTPTRPVLLPGNTDITLGPLHTFYPSLEDHMASVGLAVVPNAWDQPLLLGAEGLVNTSLNTPSNPDSACYRLLPPAEFHTLVVPFQMEGDTCEVPGGLPPLYQAAVDEKQKRIQNWQKTVMEARLTKEQKRQFQEIVEVKFHEWLLETGHRQELDSLIPPTIAPPKASDGPSTDTPQVNDNKYIKTGRAVGQSPMAC
- the crygs2 gene encoding crystallin, gamma S2 encodes the protein MGRIVFYEDKNFQGRRYECDSDCSDFHAYLSRCNSIRVESGAWVVYERPNYMGYQYVLTRGEYPEYQRWMGLNDRLSSCKMVHFTSGSQYKMQLYEKADFGGQAFEATEDCPSLLEKFRWREVNSCKVFDGWWVFYEHPNYRGRQYFLEKGEYRKPGDWGAVSPTIQSFRRFTE